Proteins from one Sarcophilus harrisii chromosome 2, mSarHar1.11, whole genome shotgun sequence genomic window:
- the TTPAL gene encoding alpha-tocopherol transfer protein-like, whose amino-acid sequence MSEESDSLRTSPFVAPLSENNELPKQPGYVCSLTEELVTKAREELQEKPEWRLRDVQALRDMVCKDYPNLSTSLDDAFLLRFLRARKFDYDRALQLLVNYHSCRRSWPEVFDNLKPSALKEVLSSGFLTVLPHSDPRGCQVLCLRPDRWIPSNYPITENIRAIYLTLEKLIQSEETQVNGIVILADYKGVGLAKASHFGPFIAKKVIGILQDGFPIRIKAVNIVNEPRIFKGIFAIIKPFLKEKIANRFFLHGSDLNSLHLNLPKSILPKEYGGTAGELDANAWKEVLLASEEDFVKEFCRPLSPSNSLLQETPLVERITSEVQGDDSIRGVKSQLYSCY is encoded by the exons ATGTCCGAAGAAAGTGACTCTCTGAGGACAAGCCCATTTGTGGCACCTTTGTCTGAAAATAATGAGCTCCCCAAACAGCCTGGCTATGTGTGCTCCCTGACAGAGGAGCTGGTCACCAAAGCCCGGGAGGAGCTACAGGAGAAACCAGAATGGCGGCTGCGGGATGTCCAGGCCCTTCGAGACATGGTCTGTAAAGACTATCCTAACTTAAGTACGTCCCTGGATGATGCTTTTCTTCTGCGCTTCCTCAGAGCCCGAAAGTTCGACTATGACCGAGCCTTGCAACTTCTGGTCAACTATCACAGCTGTCGGAGGAGCTGGCCTGAAGTATTTGATAACCTAAAGCCCTCTGCCCTGAAGGAGGTTCTGAGCTCAGGTTTTCTCACTGTGCTGCCTCACTCGGACCCTAGAGGCTGCCAGGTACTTTGCCTTCGTCCAG ATAGATGGATTCCAAGTAACTACCCAATTACTGAAAACATTCGTGCCATATATTTAACATTAGAAAAGCTGATTCAGTCCGAGGAGACCCAGGTGAACGGAATTGTTATCCTTGCAGATTACAAAGGAGTTGGCTTAGCCAAGGCTTCTCATTTTGGTCCTTTTATAGCCAAAAAAGTGATTGGAATTCTCCAG GATGGGTTTCCCATTAGAATAAAAGCTGTCAATATTGTAAATGAACCTCGAATATTCAAAGGCATTTTTGCTATCATAAAACCATTTCTGAAGGAGAAAATAGCAAATAGA TTTTTCCTCCATGGATCGGACTTGAATTCTCTACACCTGAACCTTCCAAAAAGTATCCTTCCTAAGGAGTATGGAGGCACTGCTGGGGAGCTGGATGCAAACGCCTGGAAGGAGGTGCTGCTAGCCTCGGAGGAAGACTTTGTAAAGGAGTTCTGTAGGCCTCTCTCTCCCAGCAATAGCCTCCTCCAGGAGACCCCACTGGTGGAGAGAATAACTTCTGAGGTTCAAGGAGATGACTCCATTCGGGGAGTAAAGTCACAACTGTACTCTTGCTATTAA